In Pyrus communis chromosome 1, drPyrComm1.1, whole genome shotgun sequence, the following are encoded in one genomic region:
- the LOC137734785 gene encoding ACT domain-containing protein ACR2-like — MANVILSDNEPAGSVLGDLALADLQCNKVEGHAWSHNARLACVAQVSDQSTDSTIDGSHHLATVEDHLITVLRATTALSPFGKSARIGPRLMFDTVCTLIDMQYVSFHASASAQEGYAFQ; from the exons ATGGCAAATGTGATATTATCTGATAATGAG CCCGCCGGATCTGTTCTCGGAGACCTCGCACTGGCGGATCTCCAGTGCAACAAAGTAGAAGGCCATGCCTGGAGCCACAATGCCCGCCTGGCATGTGTTGCTCAAGTCTCTGATCAATCAACTGACAGCACAATCGATGGCTCCCACCACCTTGCCACCGTTGAAGACCACCTCATTACCGTCCTCCGTGCCACCACCGCCCTCAGCCCGTTCGGAAAA AGTGCAAGGATCGGCCCGAGGCTCATGTTTGATACTGTGTGCACTCTCATTGACATGCAGTATGTAAGTTTCCATGCTTCTGCTAGTGCCCAAGAAGGTTATGCCTTTCAGTAA
- the LOC137744690 gene encoding probable glycosyltransferase At5g25310, with the protein MKSFHAKYSSASVLLCFCISSIITVVVICGHHFDSPVIISDSKQDRYTPLWIPVVQLRSKLKGAYHRLAISDDPSSTIQRFHSNDFVNQTSLVSFVNLSSSQEFEPPLNQRHKIPKRKASGEQKLEQGLARARASIRRAASSPNSSSTPNDDVLFPGGSVVYRNPGAFYQSYTEMEKKFKVYVYSEGDPPMTHDGPCKDIYSIEGRFIHEMENGAAGRRFKTENPQRAHVYFMPFSVTWMVKYLYKPLTYDLTPLRNFVSDYVRMVSVRHPFWNRTLGADHFMLACHDWAPRASEGNPLLFNTSIRVLCNANTSEGFNPQKDVSLPEIHLYGGTVSPKLISPPPPNTLRPYLAFFAGGLHGPIRPILLAHWKNRDKDLQIHEYLPKGLDYDSMVLKSKFCLCPSGYEVASPRIVEAIYAECVPVILSEHYALPFSDVLRWEAFSVKVEVSEISRLKEVLMGVPEEKYGRLVENLRVVRKHFELNQPAKRFDVFHMILHSVWLRRINLRIA; encoded by the exons ATGAAGAGCTTCCATGCGAAGTACTCCTCTGCGTCCGTACTGCTTTGTTTCTGCATTTCGTCGATCATCACCGTCGTGGTGATCTGCGGCCACCATTTCGATTCTCCGGTGATAATATCCGACTCCAAACAAGATCGGTACACTCCTTTATGGATTCCGGTGGTGCAGCTCCGAAGCAAGCTCAAGGGAGCGTATCATCGCCTCGCCATCTCGGATGATCCATCCAGTACTATTCAACGATTTCACAGCAACGACTTCGTAAATCAGACGTCACTAGTAAGTTTCGTCAATTTATCGTCCAGTCAAGAATTTGAACCGCCATTGAATCAG AGACACAAAATCCCCAAAAGGAAAGCGAGCGGAGAGCAAAAGCTGGAGCAGGGACTCGCCCGAGCGCGAGCTTCGATTCGCAGAGCAGCTTCGAGTCCGAACAGTTCGTCAACACCAAACGACGACGTACTATTTCCCGGTGGATCAGTCGTGTATCGTAATCCCGGCGCGTTTTATCA GAGCTACACGGAAATGGAGAAAAAATTCAAAGTGTACGTGTACTCGGAGGGGGACCCACCGATGACCCACGACGGCCCATGCAAGGACATATATTCCATCGAAGGGCGGTTCATACACGAAATGGAGAATGGGGCAGCGGGCAGGAGGTTCAAGACCGAGAACCCGCAGAGGGCGCATGTTTACTTCATGCCCTTTAGCGTGACTTGGATGGTGAAATACCTATACAAGCCCTTAACCTACGACCTCACCCCTCTGAGGAACTTTGTGTCCGATTATGTAAGGATGGTTTCTGTGAGGCACCCCTTTTGGAATAGGACTCTTGGGGCGGACCACTTCATGCTCGCCTGTCATGATTGG GCACCCCGTGCGTCAGAAGGAAACCCACTTCTCTTCAACACATCAATCCGAGTCCTCTGCAACGCCAACACCTCCGAAGGCTTCAACCCTCAAAAGGACGTTTCCCTCCCTGAAATCCACCTCTACGGCGGCACAGTCTCCCCCAAGCTCATCTCACCGCCACCGCCCAACACCCTGCGTCCCTACCTTGCCTTCTTCGCCGGCGGCCTCCACGGCCCGATAAGGCCCATCCTCCTGGCTCACTGGAAAAACCGCGACAAAGACCTTCAAATTCATGAATACCTCCCCAAAGGCCTAGACTACGACTCTATGGTGCTCAAGTCCAAGTTTTGCCTGTGCCCTAGCGGGTATGAAGTGGCCAGCCCTAGAATTGTTGAGGCCATTTATGCCGAGTGCGTGCCGGTGATTCTATCGGAGCACTATGCGCTTCCGTTTAGCGACGTGCTGAGGTGGGAGGCGTTTTCGGTTAAGGTTGAGGTTTCGGAGATTTCGCGGCTGAAGGAGGTGCTGATGGGTGTTCCGGAGGAGAAGTATGGGAGGCTGGTGGAGAATTTGAGGGTTGTGAGGAAACATTTTGAGTTGAACCAACCGGCTAAGAGGTTTGATGTGTTTCATATGATACTGCACTCCGTTTGGCTTAGGAGAATTAACCTTAGAATTGCCTAG